The following coding sequences lie in one Salarias fasciatus chromosome 7 unlocalized genomic scaffold, fSalaFa1.1 super_scaffold_4, whole genome shotgun sequence genomic window:
- the LOC115382454 gene encoding TBC1 domain family member 10A-like produces the protein MAKTEQRNGLGVRDGTDKLTDNGKGSESDPEVNGSAVTAENQVDKYGFTGGAQQTSGAGAEEVPIDVLRQREAKWLEMLNHWDKWMAKKHKKVKDRCQKGIPPSLRGRAWLYLTGGKVKREQNQGKFQELDEQPGDPKWVDIIERDLHRQFPFHEMFAARGGHGQQDLFRVLKAYTLHRPEEGYCQAQAPVAAVLLMHMPAEDAFWALVQICEKYLPGYYSTGLEAIQLDGQILHALLRRVSLPAYRHLNKHKLDPIMYMTEWFMCAFSRSLPWASVLRIWDMFLCEGVKIIFRVGLVLLKCMLGSQEKLKACQGTYETMERLRAIPPQYVQEAFLVREVIELPVNEKEIEKEHYAQLRRWKETHGDLQCKSPPRMHGAKAIIAADPPRRQDLRQKPTIIVASPLARDGVNGREGEGGGGGGRAGVPAPADPDGSADGTALLRHIAESEESLSNGEEDTYL, from the exons ATGGCCAAAACCGAGCAGCGAAATGGACTGGGCGTGCGGGACGGCACGGACAAGCTGACAGATAATGGGAAAGGCAGCGAATCCGACCCAGAGGTGAACGGCAGTGCCGTGACTGCGGAGAACCAGGTGGATAAGTATGGATTCACAGGAGGAGCCCAGCAGACCTCCGGAGCGGG AGCTGAGGAGGTCCCTATTGATGTGCTGAGACAGCGGGAGGCGAAATGGCTGGAAATGCTCAACCACTGGGACAAGTGGATGGCAAAAAAGCACAAGAAG GTGAAAGATCGCTGTCAGAAGGGGATCCCTCCATCCCTGCGCGGCCGGGCCTGGCTCTACCTCACCGGGGGCAAAGTGAAAAGGGAGCAAAATCAGGGAAAATTCCAG GAACTGGATGAGCAGCCAGGAGATCCCAAATGGGTGGACATCATTGAGAGGGACCTTCACCGGCAGTTCCCCTTCCATGAAATGTTTGCAGCAAGAGGAGGTCATGG GCAGCAGGACCTGTTCCGCGTGCTGAAGGCTTACACTCTGCACCGGCCTGAGGAGGGATATTGTCAAGCTCAGGCTCCGGTTGCTGCCGTTCTCCTGATGCATATGCCTGCAGAG GATGCTTTTTGGGCTCTTGTCCAGATTTGTGAAAAATACCTTCCTGGGTACTACAGCACAGGACTG gaGGCGATCCAGCTCGATGGACAGATCCTCCACGCTCTGCTGCGGCGCGTGTCCCTCCCGGCCTACCGTCATTTAAACAAGCACAAGCTGGACCCCATCATGTACATGACGGAGTGGTTCATGTGCGCCTTCTCCCGGTCGCTGCCGTGGGCCTCGGTGCTCCGGATCTGGGACATGTTCCTCTGTGAGG GAGTGAAGATCATCTTCCGAGTGGGCCTGGTGCTCCTGAAGTGCATGCTGGGATCTCAGGAGAAGCTGAAGGCCTGTCAGGGTACTTACGAGACGATGGAGCGGCTCCGGGCGATCCCGCCGCAGTACGTGCAGGAGGCCTTCCTGGTGCGCGAG GTTATCGAGTTACCGGTGAACGAGAAAGAGATAGAGAAGGAACACTACGCTCAGCTGCGCCGCTGGAAGGAGACGCACGGAGACCTGCAGTGCAAGTCTCCTCCCAGGATGCACGGCGCCAAGGCCATCATCGCCGCCGACCCGCCGCGACGGCAGGACCTGAGACAGAAACCCACCATCATCGTGGCCTCCCCGCTCGCACGCGACGGCGTGAACGGCAGGGAGggcgagggcggcggcggcggcgggagggcAGGCGTCCCAGCTCCGGCTGATCCCGACGGTTCGGCCGACGGCACGGCGCTCCTCAGACACATAGCGGAGTCCGAAGAGAGTCTGAGCAACGGAGAAGAGGACACCTACCTGTAG